One Microbacterium sp. No. 7 genomic window carries:
- a CDS encoding O-antigen ligase family protein — protein MPVFFIVASAALIVAVSFSALRKAGTRALRATEFWIPVALTVWPAWMQMFRIGSGTEASDSAWFAASIAPALAISGLHIVLRAVGLSKRRTIIGVGSAAIVVLVGIATIAAALTGQSWQHGVLALTLVVAASLSGIHRWDAVVHGVLVSVLLMLVSTAVYALAAPGAFRTDCGDNISKCELLGGFVSIGVGSGSNAFGITLAMLVGVVVYRLRATRGAIAGIAVVVTVLSTGARLATACAAAVALIAWLASIAPWARRLLPYGAGAFGMLSIVTAVVPFPDDAFTERATLWGRARAMIAESPVFGHGISHWVRDAATQPPPPRSYAPHNLWLDPLVAVGFAGVAVLVAGIALGVWFARRRTRGVAWVLVAGVLCAGVFESTVMPFRFGPIPAGFLVLLLLLTASQRRLGRGLDASG, from the coding sequence ATGCCCGTCTTCTTCATCGTGGCATCGGCGGCACTGATCGTCGCGGTGTCGTTCTCCGCCCTCCGCAAGGCGGGCACCCGCGCGCTGCGCGCGACCGAGTTCTGGATACCGGTGGCGCTGACCGTGTGGCCGGCGTGGATGCAGATGTTCCGCATCGGATCCGGCACGGAGGCGAGCGACTCGGCCTGGTTCGCGGCCTCGATCGCTCCGGCACTCGCGATCTCTGGTCTGCACATCGTGCTGCGCGCCGTCGGCCTCTCGAAGAGACGCACGATCATCGGTGTGGGGTCGGCGGCGATCGTGGTCCTCGTCGGCATCGCGACGATCGCCGCAGCGCTCACCGGACAGAGCTGGCAACACGGCGTGCTGGCGCTCACGCTCGTCGTCGCGGCGTCGCTGTCAGGCATCCACCGCTGGGATGCCGTGGTGCACGGTGTGCTCGTATCGGTGCTGCTCATGCTCGTGTCGACGGCCGTCTACGCGCTGGCCGCGCCCGGCGCCTTCCGCACCGACTGCGGTGACAACATCTCGAAGTGCGAACTGCTCGGCGGCTTCGTGTCGATCGGTGTCGGCAGTGGCAGCAACGCGTTCGGCATCACCCTCGCGATGCTCGTGGGCGTCGTCGTGTACCGGCTCCGCGCGACTCGCGGGGCGATCGCCGGCATCGCCGTGGTCGTCACGGTCCTCTCCACCGGTGCGCGTCTCGCCACGGCCTGCGCCGCCGCGGTCGCGCTGATCGCGTGGCTCGCATCGATCGCGCCGTGGGCCCGCCGGCTGCTGCCCTATGGCGCGGGCGCATTCGGCATGCTGAGCATCGTGACCGCCGTCGTGCCGTTTCCCGACGATGCGTTCACCGAACGGGCGACCCTCTGGGGACGCGCCCGCGCGATGATCGCCGAGAGTCCCGTGTTCGGCCACGGGATCTCCCACTGGGTGAGGGATGCGGCAACACAGCCGCCGCCGCCCCGCAGCTACGCACCGCACAACCTCTGGCTCGACCCGCTCGTGGCCGTCGGGTTCGCCGGCGTCGCGGTGCTCGTCGCCGGGATCGCCCTGGGCGTGTGGTTCGCCCGGCGACGGACCCGGGGTGTGGCGTGGGTGCTCGTCGCAGGGGTGCTGTGCGCGGGGGTGTTCGAGTCGACGGTCATGCCGTTTCGGTTCGGTCCGATTCCGGCGGGATTCCTGGTGCTGTTGCTGCTGCTGACGGCGAGCCAGCGGCGGTTGGGGCGGGGGTTGGATGCTTCTGGTTGA
- a CDS encoding GDP-L-fucose synthase family protein, whose amino-acid sequence MSTFTPAPLDRDATFYVAGHRGLVGSAIVRRLEAAGFTRIVGRTSAELDLKNRDDVFAYVAELKPRYLVLAAAKVGGILANSTYPVDFLSDNLRIQTNVLDAALAHEVERVMFLGSSCIYPKLAPQPIREDSLLTGHLEPTNDAYAIAKIAGIINVQAVRRQYGLPWISAMPTNLYGPNDNFSPQGSHVLPALIRRYDEAARSGAAEVTNWGTGSPRREFLHADDMADAVLHLMEHYDGPEQVNVGTGTDVTIREIAETIGRVVGFTGETHWDTSKPDGTPQKLLDVSKLASAGWTAKIGLEEGLDRTVRWYRDNVDRLRG is encoded by the coding sequence ATGAGCACGTTCACGCCCGCCCCGCTCGACCGCGACGCGACCTTCTACGTCGCGGGTCACCGGGGGCTCGTGGGCTCGGCGATCGTACGCAGGCTCGAAGCCGCAGGGTTCACACGCATCGTCGGTAGGACGTCAGCTGAGCTCGATCTCAAGAACCGGGACGACGTCTTCGCCTACGTCGCCGAGCTCAAGCCCCGCTACCTCGTGCTGGCGGCCGCGAAGGTCGGCGGCATCCTCGCGAACAGCACCTATCCCGTCGACTTCCTCAGCGACAACCTGCGCATCCAGACCAACGTGCTCGACGCCGCGCTCGCGCATGAGGTCGAACGCGTGATGTTCCTCGGCTCGTCGTGCATCTATCCCAAGCTCGCGCCGCAGCCGATCCGCGAGGACTCGCTGCTCACCGGACACCTCGAGCCGACCAACGATGCGTACGCCATCGCGAAGATCGCCGGCATCATCAACGTGCAGGCCGTGCGCCGGCAATACGGATTGCCGTGGATCTCGGCCATGCCGACCAACCTCTACGGGCCGAACGACAACTTCTCACCGCAGGGCTCGCACGTGCTGCCGGCGCTCATCCGTCGCTACGACGAGGCCGCCCGCTCGGGAGCCGCAGAGGTCACGAACTGGGGAACGGGCAGTCCGCGCCGCGAGTTCCTGCACGCCGACGACATGGCCGACGCCGTGCTGCACCTCATGGAGCACTACGACGGACCCGAGCAGGTCAACGTCGGCACCGGAACGGACGTAACGATCCGCGAGATCGCCGAGACCATCGGCCGCGTCGTCGGCTTCACCGGCGAGACCCACTGGGACACCTCGAAGCCTGACGGCACGCCCCAGAAGCTGCTCGACGTGTCGAAGCTCGCCTCGGCGGGCTGGACGGCGAAGATCGGCCTCGAAGAGGGGCTTGACCGCACCGTGCGCTGGTATCGCGACAACGTCGACCGGCTGCGGGGCTGA